In one window of Tenacibaculum mesophilum DNA:
- a CDS encoding tetratricopeptide repeat protein — MKLKYIAPLIFFFISLHSLAQDMQQGYTYLETGKYDKALAFFKEILKTYPNNKTANLCYGRAVGLNGNPTKAVLLFENLLKKFPNDFEIKINYAESLLWDNNYTFAKKYYEQLLREAPKNFTVLLGYANTLSNLKKYKEALIYINKALIISPKNNNALLSKKYIHLGYANFLKNNHKYTIAENYLKKNLHFFPNDKETLLNLAELYLISKQLKKAEETYLAIGNNPQNYLISLNGLSLTNHLNFKEKESLKISEKAIKNIHITTDAKTINQTKERYIQALIWNQKYSLAEKEINKLLATKETPENWMLSLRATLNIYKSDFKKSLTDYNTILKKDTASFDGNLGKANTLKTLGYYKKAYNSAYRTLQIYNNQKDALNFINNLNKTFTPFTETKVLYSFDNGNNNAYSFLTNVEFPVNTKLKFSANYTYRTTNNSDTEDEATSNNLLLGASYQLKNNITLNGSIGITSSTTKVNSYKQLLTDVSLHIKPFKLQNLSFAYKREVQNFNAALIAKEIVQNNFVVNYNLNTNFNLGWFTQYYYTSQNDNNKRDLIFTSLYYNVLKRPYLKIGLNYQYISFKNQVPILYFSPEEFNASELFLNIIKNENDTKTHKWFYELTAAVGYQFIENNEKQSTYRLQGKIGYKLNRRSFLNVFGNQSNIASTTAAGFVFSEVGIRFKWYLFKKPLFNSQLF; from the coding sequence ATGAAACTTAAATATATTGCCCCTCTAATATTTTTTTTTATTAGTCTACATAGCCTTGCTCAAGACATGCAACAAGGTTACACATATTTAGAGACAGGTAAATACGATAAAGCTCTTGCATTTTTTAAAGAAATTCTTAAAACATACCCAAACAATAAAACTGCAAACTTATGTTATGGAAGAGCCGTTGGATTAAACGGAAATCCAACAAAAGCTGTTTTATTATTTGAAAATTTATTAAAAAAATTTCCTAATGATTTTGAAATTAAGATAAATTATGCAGAATCATTATTATGGGATAACAATTATACCTTTGCTAAAAAATATTATGAACAATTATTAAGAGAAGCTCCAAAAAACTTTACAGTACTTTTAGGTTATGCCAACACCTTATCAAACTTAAAAAAATACAAAGAAGCATTAATTTACATTAACAAAGCATTAATCATTTCCCCAAAAAATAATAATGCTTTATTATCTAAAAAATATATTCATTTAGGTTATGCTAATTTCTTAAAAAATAACCATAAATACACTATTGCTGAAAACTACTTAAAGAAAAACTTACATTTTTTTCCTAATGATAAAGAAACATTACTCAATTTAGCAGAACTATATCTTATTTCCAAACAATTAAAAAAAGCTGAAGAAACATACCTCGCTATTGGTAATAATCCCCAAAATTATTTAATTTCTTTAAATGGTTTATCACTCACAAATCATTTAAATTTTAAAGAAAAGGAGTCCTTAAAAATTAGTGAAAAAGCTATTAAAAATATACATATAACTACCGATGCTAAAACTATAAATCAAACAAAAGAAAGATATATACAAGCTTTGATTTGGAATCAAAAGTATAGTTTGGCTGAAAAAGAAATAAATAAACTGTTAGCTACAAAAGAAACTCCAGAAAACTGGATGCTTTCTTTAAGGGCTACCTTAAATATTTATAAGAGTGATTTTAAAAAAAGTCTTACTGACTATAATACTATTTTAAAAAAAGACACTGCTTCTTTTGACGGTAACCTTGGTAAGGCTAACACATTAAAAACTCTTGGTTATTATAAAAAAGCTTACAATAGTGCATACAGAACTCTACAGATATATAACAACCAAAAAGATGCCTTAAATTTTATAAATAATTTAAATAAAACCTTTACTCCTTTTACAGAAACTAAAGTATTATACTCTTTTGATAATGGTAATAATAACGCTTATTCTTTTTTAACCAACGTTGAGTTTCCAGTAAATACTAAACTTAAATTTTCAGCTAATTATACCTACAGAACAACTAATAATTCTGATACCGAAGATGAGGCTACTTCCAATAACCTTTTACTAGGAGCTTCTTATCAACTTAAAAACAACATTACTCTCAATGGTAGTATTGGAATAACTTCTTCTACCACAAAGGTAAATTCTTACAAACAGTTACTTACAGATGTAAGCTTACACATAAAACCTTTTAAACTTCAAAATTTAAGTTTTGCTTACAAAAGAGAGGTTCAAAATTTTAATGCTGCTTTAATAGCAAAAGAAATTGTTCAAAATAATTTTGTTGTTAATTATAACTTAAATACTAACTTTAATTTGGGATGGTTTACACAATATTATTACACTTCACAAAATGATAATAATAAAAGAGATTTAATTTTTACATCTTTATACTACAATGTATTAAAGAGACCTTATTTAAAGATAGGTCTTAATTATCAATATATTTCTTTTAAAAATCAAGTTCCAATACTGTATTTTAGTCCAGAAGAGTTTAACGCTTCTGAGCTCTTCTTAAACATAATTAAAAATGAAAATGATACTAAAACACATAAATGGTTTTATGAATTAACAGCAGCTGTAGGTTATCAATTTATTGAAAATAACGAAAAACAAAGTACTTACCGTCTTCAAGGTAAAATAGGTTATAAGTTAAATAGAAGAAGTTTTTTGAACGTTTTTGGAAATCAAAGTAATATTGCATCTACTACAGCTGCTGGTTTTGTTTTTTCTGAGGTTGGAATTCGTTTTAAATGGTATTTATTCAAAAAACCTCTTTTTAACAGTCAATTATTTTAA
- a CDS encoding STAS domain-containing protein gives MALQISENNGTFYLNGKINNTTVRSFIIHFEYCIEKCKNVVINIDNVNEIGVTGLNAIKTLMAIALKQHKMFSVVGYGCKEVYDHFYSSQVA, from the coding sequence ATGGCTTTACAAATTTCAGAAAACAACGGAACTTTTTATTTAAACGGAAAAATTAACAATACAACAGTTAGATCTTTTATAATTCATTTTGAGTACTGTATAGAAAAGTGTAAAAATGTTGTAATTAACATTGATAACGTAAATGAGATTGGAGTAACAGGCTTGAATGCTATTAAAACATTAATGGCAATTGCATTAAAACAGCATAAAATGTTCTCTGTAGTAGGGTATGGATGCAAAGAAGTTTATGATCATTTTTATTCTTCACAAGTAGCTTAA
- a CDS encoding MATE family efflux transporter, whose translation MIAIIKNNYRINSEHLFMISALLVNGGNYIYNLLLGRILGPEKFADAAIMITFLLVFSFVAMTFQLVTAKFSVIFEQKILKSFIYKMNRIAVISGVVLGIAIVYYSKDLQLFFKTTTSNMFVIFGVGVPLYFLMSINRGFFQGKKKFGALAVTYQLEMISRLVFTLILLYFLEIDSSILIAIGIFCSFLFGLIPFKIQKIKPIKEIKLSVSQRKMIRSFFLITVFYELTQIIINNSDILLVKHYFETYDAGLYASLALIGRVVYFVTWMFVMLLLPKVVQLKKEGKPTRSILLKNVGYISLLIVVLVAVCSLFPKEVVLILFGKDYIAIAPLLWKYALATGVFAISNVFAYYYLSLDKYIPVVASGIFGLLQIIFIVLYHNTLGQVVNMQILAMTLLLSLQLSYFLLRDTKKPTTSKH comes from the coding sequence ATGATAGCAATAATAAAAAATAATTATAGAATTAACTCAGAGCATTTATTTATGATAAGTGCTCTTTTAGTAAATGGAGGAAATTATATTTATAACCTATTACTAGGTAGAATTCTTGGGCCAGAAAAGTTTGCTGATGCAGCAATTATGATAACTTTTTTATTAGTGTTTTCTTTTGTCGCTATGACTTTTCAATTAGTTACAGCAAAATTTTCTGTGATATTTGAGCAAAAAATTCTTAAGTCGTTTATTTATAAGATGAATAGAATAGCTGTCATATCTGGAGTTGTTTTAGGTATAGCAATAGTTTATTATTCTAAAGACTTACAACTTTTTTTTAAAACAACAACATCTAATATGTTCGTTATTTTTGGAGTAGGGGTTCCATTATACTTTTTAATGAGTATTAATAGAGGTTTTTTTCAGGGTAAAAAAAAATTTGGAGCTTTAGCAGTTACTTATCAATTAGAAATGATAAGTAGACTGGTGTTTACACTAATATTATTATATTTTTTAGAAATAGATTCATCAATACTTATTGCAATAGGTATTTTTTGCTCTTTTTTATTTGGGTTAATACCTTTCAAGATTCAAAAGATAAAACCAATAAAAGAAATTAAATTAAGTGTATCTCAAAGAAAAATGATACGTAGCTTTTTTTTAATTACTGTTTTTTATGAGCTTACTCAAATAATTATTAACAATAGTGATATTTTATTGGTAAAACATTATTTTGAGACTTATGATGCAGGTTTATATGCTTCACTAGCTTTAATAGGTAGGGTGGTTTATTTTGTAACGTGGATGTTTGTAATGTTATTGTTACCAAAAGTAGTACAATTAAAAAAGGAAGGCAAACCCACACGTTCAATTTTATTAAAAAATGTAGGTTATATTTCATTGCTAATTGTGGTATTAGTTGCTGTATGCTCTCTTTTTCCTAAAGAAGTTGTATTAATATTATTTGGGAAAGATTATATAGCTATAGCTCCTTTATTATGGAAGTACGCACTTGCTACGGGAGTTTTTGCAATATCTAACGTTTTTGCATACTATTATCTATCTTTAGATAAATACATACCAGTCGTAGCATCTGGTATTTTTGGGTTACTACAAATTATCTTTATAGTCTTGTATCATAACACATTAGGTCAAGTGGTAAATATGCAAATTTTAGCAATGACACTATTATTAAGTTTACAATTAAGTTATTTTCTTTTAAGAGATACTAAAAAACCAACAACATCTAAACATTAA
- a CDS encoding glycosyltransferase produces MRLAIVTAYPPSKVTLNEYAYHLVKNFRQKQEVTELILLTDTTKEIKDVSFIENGCKVTVKECWKFNSLFNIITVTKAINQVKPDAILFNLQFMKFGDKKIPAALGLTLPLVCKLKKIPTITLLHNILEQVDLKSAGFTSNKLLQKTYNFIGTCLTRLILQSDTVAVTIEKYAVILKEKYKVKNVKLIPHGTFEIPKKPCYELPKGPMKIMTFGKFGTYKKVEAMIEAVEVVRSTTGLNLEIVIAGTDNPNVKGYLEGVKEKYKNVSQIVFTGYVEENEVENLFKESAVVVFPYTSTTGSSGVLHQAGSYGKAVVMPNLGDLALLVKDEGYKGEFFEPESVTSLAKAIEAIVIDENYRVELGKTNYKAATKYPMERIASLYLEEFSKIIETKKITSKNLVTNSTV; encoded by the coding sequence ATGAGACTAGCAATTGTAACAGCATATCCACCAAGTAAAGTAACGTTAAATGAATATGCATATCATTTAGTTAAAAACTTTAGACAAAAACAAGAAGTAACGGAGCTTATATTGTTAACAGATACAACCAAAGAAATAAAAGATGTTAGTTTTATTGAAAATGGCTGCAAAGTAACAGTAAAAGAATGTTGGAAATTTAATAGTTTATTTAATATTATAACAGTAACTAAAGCTATTAATCAAGTAAAGCCAGATGCTATATTATTTAACCTACAATTTATGAAGTTTGGAGACAAGAAAATTCCTGCAGCTTTAGGCTTAACTTTACCACTGGTTTGTAAACTAAAAAAAATACCAACAATAACTTTGTTACATAATATTTTAGAGCAGGTAGATTTAAAGAGCGCAGGTTTTACTTCTAATAAGCTTTTACAAAAAACTTATAACTTTATTGGTACTTGTTTAACAAGGTTAATTTTACAATCAGATACTGTAGCTGTAACTATTGAAAAATATGCAGTGATTTTAAAAGAAAAATATAAAGTTAAGAATGTAAAGTTAATACCTCATGGTACATTTGAAATTCCAAAAAAACCATGTTACGAGTTGCCAAAAGGTCCCATGAAAATAATGACTTTTGGAAAATTTGGTACTTACAAAAAAGTAGAGGCTATGATTGAAGCAGTTGAAGTAGTGAGAAGTACAACAGGATTGAATTTAGAAATAGTTATAGCTGGTACTGATAATCCGAATGTAAAAGGGTATTTAGAAGGAGTAAAGGAAAAATATAAAAATGTATCTCAGATTGTTTTCACAGGATATGTAGAAGAAAATGAAGTAGAAAATTTATTTAAAGAAAGTGCTGTAGTAGTTTTTCCTTATACCTCTACAACAGGCAGTTCTGGAGTTTTACATCAAGCTGGAAGTTATGGAAAAGCAGTTGTAATGCCTAATTTAGGAGATTTAGCATTGCTTGTAAAAGATGAAGGTTATAAAGGTGAATTCTTCGAACCAGAAAGTGTAACAAGTTTAGCTAAAGCAATAGAAGCAATCGTAATAGATGAAAATTATAGGGTAGAATTAGGTAAAACAAATTATAAGGCGGCAACAAAATATCCTATGGAAAGAATAGCAAGTTTATATCTTGAAGAGTTTTCTAAAATTATAGAAACAAAAAAAATAACATCAAAAAACTTAGTAACCAATTCTACTGTTTAG
- a CDS encoding cellulase family glycosylhydrolase, giving the protein MVGIDKNIMRSSLIIFYIIIISMLLFLISSLYSYLNTGADRSKILHTELKDIRNYIPKITWVKDGNEGRIMDTQTLTEIEKDYLDGWYVKHIAYKSNLTTGINDYYTKNARKNIQNIIKYNDSLNITIDATTLKHNPDIVFFSEDGQLAVLEDKNVLEYKRIIKNKYNIHETTEFSNYKAILLLEDGFWRIRHFVKEGSSSFQEDLKKTNLEYTNIKGINYYPQATPWSMFGDNFELKIIEEDFNIIKRANLNTIRIFVPYDDFGKENVDENKLKKLNLLLNLADKKGIKVIVTLFDFYGNYDVLDWTFTFKHAEKIVSKFKNHNAILAWDLKNEPNLDFKSRGKENVIPWLEHLLYLVKSIDTKHPVTIGWSNTESAHLLSDKLDFISFHYYDNLEMFEKKYKKLKSNLPNKPIVLGEFGMSSYSGIWNFFEGSEKKQAEYFKNMQHILTTNNIPFLSWTLYDFSKIPKGVVGKRPWRVNPQKKFGFIKNNGEKKPSFKYISKQ; this is encoded by the coding sequence ATGGTAGGTATAGATAAAAACATAATGCGTTCATCTTTAATAATATTTTACATTATTATTATTTCTATGCTCCTTTTTTTAATTAGCTCTTTATACAGTTACCTTAACACAGGTGCTGATAGAAGTAAAATATTACACACCGAATTAAAAGATATTCGTAATTACATACCTAAAATAACCTGGGTAAAAGATGGAAATGAAGGTAGAATTATGGATACACAAACCTTAACTGAAATTGAAAAAGATTATTTAGATGGTTGGTATGTTAAACATATTGCTTATAAATCTAATCTTACTACAGGTATAAACGATTATTACACTAAAAATGCTCGTAAAAATATACAGAATATCATTAAATATAACGATTCCCTAAACATTACAATAGACGCTACAACTCTAAAGCATAATCCTGATATTGTTTTTTTTAGTGAAGACGGACAATTAGCTGTTTTAGAAGATAAAAATGTTTTAGAGTATAAAAGAATAATTAAAAATAAATATAATATTCATGAAACTACAGAGTTTTCAAACTATAAAGCCATTTTGTTACTTGAAGATGGTTTTTGGCGTATAAGACATTTTGTTAAAGAAGGTTCATCTTCTTTTCAAGAAGATTTAAAGAAAACAAATCTAGAATATACTAATATTAAAGGTATTAATTATTACCCTCAAGCTACTCCATGGAGCATGTTTGGTGATAATTTTGAATTAAAAATTATTGAAGAAGACTTTAATATTATAAAAAGAGCAAATTTAAATACTATTAGGATATTTGTTCCTTATGACGATTTCGGGAAGGAAAATGTGGATGAAAACAAATTAAAAAAACTCAATTTACTATTAAATTTAGCTGATAAAAAAGGAATAAAGGTAATTGTTACTCTGTTTGATTTTTATGGAAATTACGATGTGCTAGATTGGACTTTTACCTTCAAACATGCTGAGAAAATTGTTTCAAAATTTAAAAACCATAATGCCATTTTAGCATGGGATTTAAAAAATGAACCTAATTTAGATTTTAAATCCAGAGGGAAAGAAAACGTTATTCCTTGGTTAGAACATTTATTATACTTGGTTAAATCCATTGATACAAAACACCCTGTAACTATTGGCTGGTCAAACACTGAAAGTGCTCACCTTTTAAGTGATAAATTAGATTTTATTTCTTTCCATTATTATGATAATTTAGAAATGTTTGAGAAAAAGTATAAAAAGTTAAAATCTAATTTGCCTAACAAACCCATTGTTTTAGGAGAGTTTGGTATGTCTTCATATAGTGGTATATGGAATTTTTTTGAGGGGTCTGAAAAAAAACAAGCTGAATATTTTAAAAACATGCAGCATATTTTAACAACAAACAATATTCCTTTTCTTTCTTGGACTTTATACGATTTTAGTAAAATACCAAAGGGCGTTGTAGGTAAACGCCCTTGGAGAGTAAACCCACAAAAAAAATTCGGGTTTATTAAAAATAATGGGGAAAAGAAACCTTCTTTTAAATATATTTCTAAACAGTAG
- a CDS encoding Ig-like domain-containing protein has translation MFKKKFFFSITCLFISCVNAQYNESNNTTLKLLSTKKEFLAGTLIQLKFNTHKSTKYKLYCANSYGSTIITPSKKDSLIFDIPMFLSKKKGIINWSLINTEKVLSGKITIIAQNKPTFIETYLGPPSIEAGGKDYAMIVTIPTDILDNPLKKNTPITINQQFLTDTQKEKVFTKNLIAYKNIYSPTKSGRVLISSNCFKLHSKEYDINIMPAIPVNFNVFAKRHHKYADGNQITTLYTSQLKDTNDNIISDGSFVDFFITNSKGNVLKTSGTTINGIATAKIVHPDYEDQWSVKAYVIGIAESDRIILDYKKAIKNYIVSFTEKNRTISIGPLQSFMGQMIPDGLKVKVSLYQNNILIQEFIKETQNGYVYFNLNPNILPKGIYKITTDAAGIYKEFKNIELW, from the coding sequence ATGTTTAAAAAGAAGTTTTTTTTTAGTATCACATGCTTATTTATTAGTTGTGTAAACGCACAATACAATGAAAGTAATAATACAACTTTAAAGTTATTATCCACAAAAAAAGAGTTTTTAGCAGGAACTTTAATTCAACTAAAGTTTAATACTCATAAATCTACAAAATACAAACTATATTGCGCTAATAGTTATGGTAGCACTATAATTACCCCCTCTAAAAAAGATTCTTTAATCTTTGATATTCCAATGTTTTTAAGCAAAAAAAAAGGTATCATTAACTGGTCACTCATTAATACTGAAAAAGTACTTTCTGGTAAGATTACTATAATTGCACAAAATAAACCTACATTTATAGAAACCTACTTAGGTCCCCCTAGTATAGAAGCAGGTGGAAAAGATTATGCAATGATTGTTACCATACCAACAGATATATTGGACAATCCTCTTAAAAAAAACACCCCTATTACAATAAATCAACAATTTTTAACAGATACCCAAAAAGAAAAAGTATTTACTAAAAACTTAATCGCATACAAAAACATATACTCTCCTACAAAAAGCGGTAGAGTTTTAATTTCTTCAAACTGTTTTAAATTACACTCTAAGGAATATGATATTAATATAATGCCTGCAATTCCTGTTAATTTTAACGTTTTTGCTAAAAGACATCACAAGTATGCAGATGGAAATCAAATTACAACCTTATATACATCACAATTAAAAGACACTAATGATAATATTATAAGTGATGGTAGTTTTGTAGATTTTTTTATTACTAATAGTAAAGGAAATGTATTGAAAACATCAGGTACTACTATCAACGGTATTGCTACTGCAAAAATAGTTCATCCAGATTATGAAGATCAATGGTCTGTAAAAGCTTATGTTATTGGAATTGCTGAAAGTGATAGGATAATATTAGATTATAAAAAGGCTATTAAAAATTATATAGTTTCTTTTACTGAAAAGAATCGAACTATTAGTATAGGACCATTACAAAGTTTTATGGGGCAAATGATACCTGATGGATTAAAGGTTAAAGTTTCACTATACCAAAACAACATCTTGATACAAGAATTCATCAAAGAAACACAAAATGGTTATGTATATTTTAACTTAAACCCTAATATTTTACCAAAAGGGATATATAAAATAACTACTGACGCTGCTGGTATTTACAAAGAATTTAAAAACATAGAACTATGGTAG
- a CDS encoding membrane protein: protein MRKESNKLLILALLLGIAFHGSFIFFTLENTYDALIHLFFAEHYASNWFEPWNYKWYTGFTVMSYPPLVHQSIAALSYIGGLKFGLFTVAIIGVILFISGAYRFSLLITANKKIAGYAAITAALSSSFLETLHIFGQLPSIIGVSVLMHALPEIYLWLKTKKYKYLLTSLSLISVTVTSHHVTPIFGMVFFILPLIGMVIMDVCFDEVKSYKKITFKLFLVKFKSQFKYNILFIILALVIIVGCLLPYWINSKKNPITQIPIPHGSRDNFLEVTSSGLVFFMIPWGILLVFLPYFFYRYFSKRFLFIGISFTMLFILGTGGTTPVPLKLLGENAFNILTLDRFTLWASIMAIPLFGEITYHFIHGDLKNVIHKKLGRIYHRLLAGLIASLFLFTIIFTMSLGYFRPSQPQKIKMLPIINFLNQDQHDQWRYLTLGFGDQMAWLSAQTNAMTVDGNYHSARRLPELTTRPIERLENSKFKGIAGIGSLQQFLTTPEKYNLKYIFSNDKFYDPILYFCGWQRLSPLENGIIVWEKLNIPPLSSILPKEDVAIWQKLLWGTVPFLTVIFALLLNVKSLFNKHIKMRKNTYVLCIEAYKNYSGFTKKVLPFAHIWLLFLTVISFFGMYKFYLENNTQQSPENLVISYYDALDFKQFEKAYNLINPKSNISIAQYMLEVSVTDGLLSSYAKLDALNTVVTKKTDSLATITVHTKWITPLEKINKTDYKTAIKLNGKWFLQPDVIDFDLPPDQLYSNNKTGYFNQGRKRITTEQTHHEDVLKQPVLEIVTAKLVKFDNHYAIIGEIQNIDNVPADVVIKGTLYNDSNKKLATYNAKYHIKHKLMPKEISSFRINFEGIAWSKTLDSIPKTFNPDEFTPIEFEEQPTKFNLQAAGNVSNSDLYKDLALSELIIEEKNIKGTLFNSGIQEITVPQLIITYYNKDKKIAWVDHLFIKSGIRQQRKKHFNYKLLEDKKIIFINDDMQNCFVNGLPNEEISNKLIPNRVKNHAFSELQKISHPKYKYVKIEMNNFIGNPK from the coding sequence ATGAGAAAGGAATCAAACAAACTTTTAATATTAGCGCTTCTTTTGGGTATAGCTTTTCATGGTTCTTTTATCTTTTTTACCCTAGAAAACACATATGATGCTCTAATACATTTGTTTTTTGCAGAGCATTATGCAAGTAATTGGTTTGAGCCTTGGAACTACAAATGGTATACTGGATTTACGGTAATGAGCTACCCACCTCTGGTACATCAATCAATTGCTGCTTTGTCGTATATAGGAGGGTTAAAATTTGGGCTTTTTACTGTAGCTATAATAGGCGTTATACTTTTTATTTCTGGTGCATATCGTTTTTCTCTACTTATAACTGCTAATAAAAAAATAGCTGGTTATGCAGCAATTACAGCTGCTCTTTCTTCTTCTTTTTTAGAAACACTACATATTTTTGGACAATTACCCAGTATTATTGGTGTTTCTGTTTTAATGCATGCTTTACCCGAGATTTATTTGTGGTTAAAAACAAAAAAATATAAATATTTACTTACATCTCTTTCTTTAATTTCAGTTACTGTAACCTCGCATCATGTTACTCCTATTTTTGGAATGGTATTTTTTATTTTACCTTTAATAGGAATGGTTATTATGGATGTTTGTTTTGATGAAGTTAAATCGTATAAGAAAATTACATTTAAATTATTCTTAGTTAAATTTAAATCTCAGTTTAAGTATAATATCCTTTTTATAATTTTAGCTCTAGTAATCATAGTAGGGTGCTTACTACCTTACTGGATTAACTCTAAAAAAAATCCTATTACACAAATTCCAATACCACATGGTTCTAGAGATAATTTTCTAGAAGTTACATCTTCTGGTTTGGTTTTTTTTATGATTCCTTGGGGAATACTTTTAGTTTTTCTTCCTTATTTTTTTTATAGATATTTTAGTAAGCGTTTTTTATTTATTGGTATTTCTTTTACTATGCTTTTTATTTTAGGAACAGGAGGTACTACCCCAGTTCCTTTAAAACTTTTGGGCGAAAATGCTTTTAATATTTTAACCTTAGATAGATTTACCCTATGGGCTTCTATTATGGCAATACCACTTTTTGGAGAAATAACCTATCACTTTATACATGGTGATTTAAAAAACGTTATTCATAAAAAATTAGGAAGAATTTACCATCGTTTACTTGCAGGATTAATAGCCTCTTTATTTTTATTTACCATTATTTTTACAATGAGTCTTGGCTATTTTAGACCATCACAGCCTCAAAAAATAAAAATGTTGCCTATTATTAACTTTCTAAACCAAGATCAACACGACCAATGGCGTTATCTTACACTTGGTTTTGGAGATCAAATGGCATGGTTATCTGCTCAAACAAACGCTATGACTGTAGATGGAAATTATCATTCTGCAAGACGTTTACCAGAACTTACAACAAGGCCTATAGAACGACTTGAAAATTCAAAATTCAAAGGTATTGCCGGTATTGGATCGCTTCAACAATTTTTAACAACTCCAGAAAAGTATAATTTAAAATATATTTTTTCTAATGATAAATTTTATGATCCCATCTTATATTTCTGTGGTTGGCAAAGATTATCTCCTTTAGAAAACGGTATAATAGTTTGGGAAAAATTAAACATTCCACCTCTCTCTTCTATTTTACCAAAAGAAGATGTAGCTATATGGCAAAAATTACTTTGGGGAACAGTTCCTTTTCTAACTGTTATTTTCGCTTTACTTTTAAATGTCAAGAGTTTATTTAACAAGCACATAAAAATGAGAAAGAATACTTACGTGCTATGTATTGAAGCCTATAAAAATTACTCTGGATTTACAAAAAAAGTATTACCCTTTGCTCATATATGGTTACTGTTTTTAACTGTTATTTCTTTTTTTGGTATGTATAAATTTTATCTTGAAAACAATACACAGCAATCGCCCGAAAACCTTGTAATATCTTATTATGATGCTTTAGATTTTAAACAATTTGAAAAAGCTTACAACCTTATTAATCCAAAAAGTAATATTTCAATAGCACAATATATGTTAGAAGTCTCTGTTACTGATGGTTTATTAAGCTCTTATGCTAAACTAGACGCTTTAAATACTGTTGTTACTAAAAAAACAGATAGCTTAGCTACTATAACTGTGCATACAAAATGGATTACACCTTTAGAAAAAATTAATAAAACAGATTATAAAACGGCTATTAAACTAAACGGTAAATGGTTTTTACAACCTGATGTAATTGATTTTGATTTACCTCCTGATCAACTTTACTCAAATAATAAAACAGGATATTTTAATCAAGGAAGAAAAAGAATTACAACTGAACAAACTCACCATGAAGATGTTTTAAAACAACCTGTTTTAGAAATCGTTACAGCTAAGCTCGTGAAATTTGATAATCATTATGCTATTATTGGTGAAATACAAAACATAGATAATGTACCTGCAGATGTTGTTATTAAAGGTACTTTATATAATGATTCGAATAAAAAATTAGCTACTTATAATGCAAAGTATCATATAAAACATAAACTAATGCCTAAAGAGATTAGTTCTTTTAGGATTAATTTTGAAGGTATAGCCTGGTCCAAAACACTTGATTCCATACCAAAAACATTTAATCCTGATGAGTTTACACCTATTGAGTTTGAAGAGCAACCTACTAAATTCAATTTACAAGCAGCTGGAAATGTTTCTAATTCTGATTTATATAAAGACCTTGCCTTAAGTGAGCTTATTATAGAAGAAAAAAACATAAAAGGAACATTGTTTAACAGTGGAATTCAAGAGATTACCGTACCTCAATTAATCATTACATACTATAATAAAGATAAAAAAATAGCTTGGGTAGATCATTTATTTATTAAAAGTGGCATTAGACAACAACGCAAAAAACATTTTAATTATAAATTGTTAGAAGATAAAAAAATCATATTTATTAATGATGATATGCAAAATTGTTTTGTTAATGGACTTCCCAACGAAGAAATCTCTAACAAATTGATTCCAAATAGGGTTAAAAATCACGCTTTTTCAGAATTGCAAAAAATTTCACACCCTAAATATAAATATGTAAAAATTGAAATGAATAACTTTATAGGAAATCCAAAGTAA